A single region of the Undibacterium piscinae genome encodes:
- a CDS encoding MurR/RpiR family transcriptional regulator, whose protein sequence is MVFAQSALGTSLMEVLQEGTSSYKRIADYLLRNQVKVTALGIEDLAELCQSSTATVSRFARDMGFSNYAGLRNQIAETVQAVFQPVEKLRNTIENRSSSISAASASLQYASTNIDAASHGIDEQVIAQIVGRLTKAATVYIMGFGLSAHLAGMLSLHLQPFCSHVVEVVGYGGTEVAAGHLANITEKDVLIVISFPRYALDVIRLTQFARMHSTCIVAITDSPASPLAQLGDYLLLAQSNHAILPSSATAAIAVIEALVSSIMVSNKKNVEKAMRLTEALAAYLHNADSNLKFPPVESSKQKK, encoded by the coding sequence ATGGTATTTGCCCAATCTGCCTTAGGGACCTCCCTGATGGAAGTATTACAAGAGGGCACCTCATCCTACAAGCGCATCGCAGACTATCTGCTGCGCAACCAGGTAAAGGTAACGGCCTTGGGGATAGAGGATTTGGCCGAGCTCTGCCAAAGCTCAACGGCGACCGTCAGTCGTTTTGCCCGCGACATGGGTTTTAGCAATTACGCCGGTCTGCGCAACCAGATCGCGGAGACCGTACAAGCGGTTTTTCAACCGGTTGAAAAACTACGCAACACCATAGAGAACCGTAGTAGCTCAATCTCTGCTGCCAGCGCCAGTTTGCAATACGCCAGCACAAATATTGATGCCGCCAGCCATGGTATCGACGAGCAAGTCATTGCGCAGATCGTCGGTCGCCTGACCAAAGCCGCTACCGTTTACATCATGGGTTTTGGCTTAAGCGCGCATTTGGCCGGAATGCTGTCACTCCATCTGCAACCATTTTGCTCCCATGTCGTGGAAGTTGTAGGCTATGGCGGTACTGAAGTAGCGGCAGGTCATCTCGCCAATATCACCGAAAAAGATGTGCTGATCGTCATCTCCTTCCCGCGCTATGCACTGGATGTGATACGTCTCACCCAGTTCGCCCGCATGCATTCGACCTGCATCGTCGCCATTACAGACTCGCCGGCCTCACCGCTAGCGCAACTGGGTGATTATCTGTTGCTGGCGCAGAGCAACCACGCAATTTTACCCAGCAGTGCAACAGCGGCGATCGCCGTCATAGAGGCGCTGGTCAGTTCCATCATGGTCTCGAACAAGAAAAATGTGGAGAAAGCGATGCGACTGACAGAAGCGCTTGCCGCCTATCTGCACAATGCCGATAGCAACCTGAAATTCCCGCCCGTGGAAAGTAGTAAGCAAAAGAAGTAA